The following coding sequences are from one Molothrus aeneus isolate 106 chromosome Z, BPBGC_Maene_1.0, whole genome shotgun sequence window:
- the GCNT1 gene encoding beta-1,3-galactosyl-O-glycosyl-glycoprotein beta-1,6-N-acetylglucosaminyltransferase, which translates to MLKRKLRFCYNSRFRLFLGLTLILVIISVLKVNQKEDFLNRRHLELTKEDPISDVNCTKIIEGDIEEIQKVQLEALSVSFKKRPRLTTDDYINMTADCASFTKTRKYIMEPLSNEEAEFPIAYSIVVYHKIEMLDRLLRSIYAPQNFYCIHVDKKSPESFFAAVKGIVSCFDNVFISSQLESVVYASWSRVQADINCMKDLHRRSSNWKYLINLCGMDFPIKTNKEIVEKLKALKGENSLETEKMPVYKEVRWKKHHEIIDGKIKNTGIDKQLPPLSTPVFSGSAYFVVSRSFVEYVLENSKILKFIEWAKDTYSPDEYLWATIQRIPEVPGAFSSSDKYDVSDMNALARFVKWQYFEGDVSKGAPYPPCSGVHIRSVCVFGVGDLNWMLRNHHLFANKFDTDVDPFAVKCLEEYLRHKALYLQKN; encoded by the coding sequence ATGCTGAAGAGGAAATTACGGTTTTGTTACAACTCACGCTTCAGGCTTTTCTTGGGTCTAACTCTCATTTTAgtaataatttcagttttgaaagTTAACCAGAAAGAAGACTTCCTAAACCGGAGACATCTGGAGCTAACAAAAGAAGATCCTATTAGCGATGTTAACTGCACCAAGATTATTGAGGGGGATATAGAAGAAATACAAAAGGTACAGCTTGAGGCATTATCAGTGTCATTTAAGAAGCGCCCCAGACTAACAACAGATGATTATATTAACATGACTGCAGACTGTGCCTCCTTCACCAAGACTAGGAAATACATTATGGAACCTCTCAGTAACGAAGAAGCAGAATTTCCAATTGCTTACTCAATAGTGGTTTATCACAAAATTGAGATGCTTGATAGACTTCTAAGATCAATCTATGCTCCACAGAATTTTTACTGCATTCATGTAGACAAAAAGTCTCCAGAATCcttttttgctgctgtgaaGGGAATAGTCTCATGTTTTGATAATGTCTTTATTTCCAGCCAGTTAGAGAGTGTGGTATATGCTTCGTGGAGCAGAGTGCAGGCAGACATTAACTGCATGAAAGATCTCCATAGAAGAAGTTCAAACTGGAAATACCTAATAAACCTATGTGGTATGGACTTTCCTATAAAGACCAACAAGGAAATAGTAGAGAAATTAAAAGCCCTTAAGGGTGAAAACAgcttggaaacagaaaaaatgccTGTTTATAAAGAAGTAAGGTGGAAGAAACACCATGAGATTATTGATGGTAAAATAAAGAACACAGGCATAGACAAACAACTACCACCTCTCAGTACTCCAGTTTTTTCTGGCAGTGCCTATTTTGTAGTTAGCAGGAGCTTTGTAGAATATGTActagaaaacagcaaaatactTAAGTTCATTGAGTGGGCAAAAGATACTTACAGCCCAGATGAGTACCTGTGGGCAACAATTCAGAGAATCCCTGAAGTCCCAGGCGCGTTCTCTTCCAGTGACAAGTACGACGTTTCTGACATGAATGCCCTGGCCAGGTTTGTCAAGTGGCAGTACTTTGAAGGTGATGTGTCCAAAGGTGCACCCTACCCACCATGCAGTGGAGTTCACATtcgctctgtgtgtgtttttggaGTAGGAGACTTGAACTGGATGCTACGGAACCACCACTTATTTGCTAATAAGTTTGACACTGATGTCGACCCTTTTGCAGTGAAATGCTTGGAAGAGTATTTGCGACACAAAGCCCTGTATCTGCAAAAGAACTGA